In Cydia fagiglandana chromosome 16, ilCydFagi1.1, whole genome shotgun sequence, the following are encoded in one genomic region:
- the LOC134671800 gene encoding ATP-dependent (S)-NAD(P)H-hydrate dehydratase-like produces MNSILKSFAVIGLYFVLMTKIVTPSIVEECSTIDNLNEERLLSLGKIIVPEFEGKSKGDAGKICVIGGSTEYTGAPYFSAISSLKVGADLVYVITTENAAPVIKSYSPDLIVYPYLRSKNLPQIETLLKKMDIIIIGPGLGREENTMTLTYDIIEACKMLKKPLIIDADGLYAVSINLTIIKGYPLPGAILTPNNQEAKRFITAISSNSTWYTFWGDNVSVLHKGGEDHYYSSIASFDWTLSKGGSGRRAGGQGDILSGALGTFYTWALKYDLCDNEKSVQLAQSVAAFLSARFTRICNYKAFCIHGRSMTASDMINQIHASFDALFM; encoded by the exons ATGAATTCTATTTTAAAAAGTTTCGCTGTAATTGgattgtattttgtattaatgACTAAAATAGTTACTCCGTCAATAGTCGAAGAATGTTCAACTATCGATAATTTAAACGAGGAAAGGCTTTTAAGCCTCGGTAAAATTATTGTTCCTGAATTTGAAGGCAAAAGTAAAGGTGACGCTGGTAAAATATGTGTTATAGGTGGATCTACCGAGTACACTGGCGCACCATACTTTTCAGCTATCTCATCCTTGAAG GTTGGTGCCGATTTAGTTTATGTTATCACTACTGAGAATGCAGCACCAGTAATAAAATCTTATAGCCCAGATCTTATAGTTTATCCTTATTTAAGATCCAAGAACTTACCACAAATTGAAACATTGCTAAAGAAAATGGATATAATCATAATCGGGCCAGGATTAGGAAGGGAAGAAAACACAATGACATTGACTTATGACATCAtagaagcctgcaagatgttaAAGAAGCCATTGATTATTGATGCTGATGGCCTGTACGCAGTTTCAATAAATTTGACTATTATAAAGGGATATCCCTTACCAGGAGCCATCCTAACCCCCAATAATCAGGAAGCAAAGAGATTTATTACTGCAATTTCTAGCAATAGCACTTGGTATACTTTCTGGGGAGACAATGTTAGCGTTTTGCATAAAGGAGGTGAAGATCACTACTACTCAAGTATTGCTTCTTTCGATTGGACTTTGTCAAAAGGAGGATCTGGTCGAAGAGCCGGTGGGCAAGGCGATATACTTTCTGGAGCTTTGGGTACTTTTTACACATGGGCTTTAAAATATGATCTCTGTGATAATGAAAAGTCTGTTCAACTTGCACAAAGTGTGGCTGCTTTTTTATCTGCTAGGTTTACGAGAATATGTAATTATAAAGCTTTTTGCATTCATGGTCGCAGTATGACTGCTTCAGATATGATTAACCAGATTCATGCCTCATTTGATGCTTTATTTATgtga